The region ACGCGAGATCTTGACCCCCCCCAACGATGTTCATCAATCGCACACGGCCGCCGCACTCACCTCATCCTTGGCCTCCAGGTCGGCGCCGCGGTCCACAAGCAGCTCCACCATGTCCTTGCGGCCACGGGATGCAG is a window of Actinomycetes bacterium DNA encoding:
- a CDS encoding ankyrin repeat domain-containing protein, coding for ASRGRKDMVELLVDRGADLEAKDEVSAAAVCD